From one Papio anubis isolate 15944 chromosome 12, Panubis1.0, whole genome shotgun sequence genomic stretch:
- the MPZL2 gene encoding myelin protein zero-like protein 2, with protein MYGKSATRAVLLLLGIQLTALWPIAAVEIYTSRVLEAVNGTDARLKCTFSSFAPVGDALTVTWNFRPLDGGPEQFVFYYHIDPFQPMSGRFKDRVSWDGNPERYDASIFLWKLQFDDNGTYTCQVKNPPDVDGVIGEIRLSVVHTVRFSEIHFLALAIGSACALMIIIVIVVVLFQHYRKKRWAERAHKVVEIKSKEEERLNQEKKVSVYLEDTD; from the exons ATGTATGGCAAGAGCGCTACTCGTGCGGTGCTTCTTCTCCTTGGCATACAGCTCACAG CTCTTTGGCCTATAGCAGCTGTGGAAATTTATACCTCCCGGGTGCTGGAGGCTGTTAATGGGACAGATGCTCGGTTAAAATGCACTTTCTCCAGCTTTGCCCCTGTGGGTGATGCTCTAACAGTGACCTGGAATTTTCGTCCTCTAGATGGGGGACCTGAGCAGTTT GTATTCTACTACCACATAGATCCCTTCCAACCCATGAGTGGGCGGTTTAAGGACCGGGTGTCTTGGGACGGGAACCCTGAGCGGTAtgatgcctccatctttctctGGAAACTGCAGTTCGACGACAATGGGACATACACCTGCCAGGTGAAGAACCCACCTGATGTTGACGGGGTGATAGGGGAGATCCGGCTCAGCGTCGTGCACACTG TACGCTTCTCTGAGATCCACTTCCTGGCTCTGGCCATTGGCTCTGCCTGTGCACTGATGATCATAATAGTAATTGTAGTGGTCCTCTTCCAGCATTACCGGAAAAAGCGATGGGCTGAAAGAGCTCATAAAGTGGTGGAGATAAAATC aaaagaagaggaaaggctCAACCAAGAGAAAAAGGTCTCTGTTTATTTAGAAGACACAGACTAA